One Phyllostomus discolor isolate MPI-MPIP mPhyDis1 chromosome 10, mPhyDis1.pri.v3, whole genome shotgun sequence genomic window carries:
- the ZNF786 gene encoding LOW QUALITY PROTEIN: zinc finger protein 786 (The sequence of the model RefSeq protein was modified relative to this genomic sequence to represent the inferred CDS: deleted 4 bases in 4 codons) — protein sequence TAPADPSFGPVAEGWQFRGSQQAGRPGEPERHFRVASRESPCSSEPLSGKSGGVSSRPGQGATLVKPDRLDPRALLPAVHHSREPLQRERIPNPRARAPPDSQEAPSREVTQPLRPVCRESFWKKNPSERPHRSHPRDQARGAWEKPGRQADPQHQWSAPRGQRLLRCHECGRSFRLKQDLLRHLPAHAGKSPLTESDCTVCFHHRRALLGPHLPHPGPRPSQCLRCDKSFLPNNSAQAPQSQRGRAGPGSHRQGAGAFEPSSGHSGERPGPCPAREEHCHLAGSMEVVLQRFPAGERPFSCTECGKCFSTRATLASHVRVHTGEKPFPCLECDKSFRLSGLLKAHQRVHSGERPFSCRKCGKGFSKQCKLAEHTRVHSGEKPFWCGECGRDFRQQGQLLRHQRLHSDEKPFQCPECERSFRLRSMLRAHRLRHSGERPFSCGECDKSFRLKGILKAHQRTHSAERPFSCAECGKGFTHQCKLREHLRVHSGERPFQCPQCDKSFRLKGILKAHQHTHSAERPFSCAECGKGFTRQSKLTEHLRVHSGERPFQCPDCDRSFRLKGQLLSHRRLHTGERPFQCPECGKSYRVKADMKAHQLLHSGQLPFSCECGKGFAKQSKLVEHIRTHTGEKPFQCPKCDKSFRLKAQLLSHQGLHTGERPFHCPECDKNFRERGHMLRHQRIHRPERPFACGDCGKGFIYKSKLAEHARVHTKSCRAPSGPDIQKRLSQLFAMIEADWS from the exons ACAGCCCCTGCAGATCCGAGCTTTGGCCCGGTTGCTGAGGGATGGCAGTTCCGGG GAAGCCAGCAGGCTGGGCGTCCCGGAGAACCTGAACGCCATTTTCGGGTAGCGTCTCGTGAGAGCCCCTGTTCCTCTGAACCCTTATCGGGAAAAAGCGGAGGTGTTTCCTCCAGGCCTGGCCAAGGTGCCACCCTCGTGAAGCCAGACAGACTCGATCCGCGGGCTCTGCTCCCCGCAGTCCACCACTCCAGGGAGCCCCTGCAAAGAGAGAGAATCCCGAACCCCAGAGCTCGGGCTCCCCCAGACTCCCAAGAAGCACCCTCCAGGGAGGTCACCCAGCCCCTGCGGCCTGTCTGCAGGGAGAGCTTTTGGAAGAAGAACCCCTCAGAGAGGCCCCACAGGAGCCACCCCAGGGACCAGGCGCGTGGGGCCTGGGAGAAGCCGGGCAGACAGGCTGATCCGCAGCATCAGTGGAGCGCCCCTCGGGGACAGAGGCTGCTG CGCTGTCACGAGTGTGGAAGGAGCTTCCGCCTGAAGCAGGACTTGCTGAGACACCTGCCCGCACACGCAGGGAAGAGCCCGCTTACCGAGTCC GACTGTACCGTGTGCTTCCACCACAGGCGGGCGCTTCTCGGCCCCCACCTCCCGCACCCGGGGCCGAGGCCCTCCCAGTGCCTCAGGTGTGACAAGAGCTTCCTCCCGAACAACAGCGCCCAGGCCCCCCAGAGCCAGCGCGGCAGGGCGGGGCCAGGA TCCCACCGACAGGGTGCTGGGGCCTTCGAGCCCAGCAGTGGTCACTcaggagagaggccaggcccctgtccagcTCGTGAGGAGCACTGCCACCTGGCGGGGAGCATGGAGGTTGTCCTCCAGCGCTTCCCTGCCGGGGAGAGGCCATTCTCTTGCACAGAATGC GGTAAGTGCTTCTCTACCAGGGCCACGCTCGCTAGCCACGTCCGGGTGCACACGGGGGAAAAGCCCTTCCCGTGCCTGGAGTGTGACAAGAGCTTCCGCCTGAGTGGCCTGCTGAAGGCCCACCAGCGTGTGCACAGTGGGGAGAGGCCCTTCTCCTGCAGGAAGTGTGGCAAGGGCTTCAGCAAGCAGTGTAAACTCGCCGAGCACACCCGGGTGCACAGCGGGGAGAAGCCGTTCTGGTGTGGCGAGTGTGGCCGGGACTTCCGCCAGCAGGGACAGCTGCTGCGGCACCAGCGGCTGCACAGCGACGAGAAGCCCTTCCAGTGCCCGGAGTGCGAGCGCAGCTTCCGTCTGAGGAGCATGCTGAGAGCCCACCGCCTGCGGCACAGCGGGGAGAGGCCGTTCTCCTGCGGCGAGTGCGACAAGAGCTTCCGCCTGAAGGGCATCCTGAAGGCCCACCAGCGCACCCACAGCGCGGAGAGGCCCTTCTCCTGCGCGGAGTGCGGCAAGGGCTTCACCCACCAGTGCAAGCTCCGGGAGCACCTGCGCGTGCACAGCGGGGAGCGGCCCTTCCAGTGCCCCCAGTGCGACAAGAGCTTCCGCCTGAAGGGCATCCTGAAGGCCCACCAGCACACCCACAGCGCGGAGAGGCCCTTCTCCTGCGCAGAGTGCGGCAAGGGCTTCACCAGGCAGTCCAAGCTCACCGAGCACCTGCGCGTGCACAGCGGGGAGCGGCCCTTCCAGTGCCCGGACTGCGACAGGAGTTTCCGCCTCAAGGGGCAGCTGCTGAGTCACCGGCGCCTGCACACAGGAGAGAGGCCCTTCCAGTGCCCCGAGTGCGGCAAGAGCTACCGCGTGAAGGCGGACATGAAGGCCCACCAGCTGCTGCACAGCGGGCAGCTGCCGTTCTCCTGTGAGTGTGGCAAAGGCTTTGCGAAGCAGTCAAAACTCGTGGAGCACATCCGGACACACACGGGGGAGAAGCCCTTTCAGTGTCCCAAGTGCGACAAGAGTTTCCGCTTGAAGGCACAGCTGCTCAGCCACCAGGGCCTGCACACAGGGGAGAGACCTTTCCACTGCCCCGAGTGCGACAAAAACTTCCGGGAAAGGGGACACATGCTGAGGCACCAGCGCATTCACAGGCCCGAGAGGCCCTTCGCCTGTGGCGACTGCGGGAAGGGCTTCATCTATAAGTCTAAGCTTGCCGAGCACGCCCGAGTGCACACGAAATCCTGTCGGGCCCCGAGCGGGCCCGACATTCAGAAGCGGCTCAGCCAGCTCTTCGCGATGATCGAGGCCGACTGGAGCTGA